One region of Trinickia violacea genomic DNA includes:
- a CDS encoding MDR family MFS transporter, with amino-acid sequence MANAAATQGAAPHPERASAADWIAVAAGALGALMATLDISITNSALPQIQGEIGATGTEGTWISTGYLMSEIVMIPLAAWLTRVFGLRNFLLANAVLFILFSMMCGLSHTLPVMIAGRIGQGFTGGAMIPTAQTIIRTRLPRAQMPIGMTVFGLIVLLGPLLGPVLGGWLAENISWAWCFFINLPVCLALITLLIAGLPADKPHWHDFVNADWIGIVGLSIGLSSLTVVLEEGQRKQWFESNQIVVLSCLTALGFLLIGISQFVAKKPIMRLSLLRNLRYASVIVIVFAVGAGLYCVSYLVPQFLSLIAGYNAEQSGGIMLISGVPAFLMMPILPRLLGKVDFRVLVIGGLLCFAGSCLLDISLTAQSVGHDFYGSQLLRGVGQMLAMMPLNQASMAAVSREDSGDAAGLYNMARNLGGSVGLAIIGTVIDRRSTFHTAAIRESLTANSVLGQDRIAANAASWFAQTGDMAYAKMQALGQLAAQIQQQAAVITYSETFYVLAIALLACIPLALLLRSSAAPGAGASSSGH; translated from the coding sequence ATGGCTAACGCGGCCGCGACGCAAGGCGCCGCGCCCCACCCCGAGCGCGCCAGCGCGGCCGACTGGATCGCGGTGGCCGCCGGCGCGCTCGGCGCGCTGATGGCGACGCTCGACATCTCGATCACGAACTCCGCGCTGCCGCAGATCCAGGGCGAAATCGGCGCGACGGGCACCGAGGGCACGTGGATCTCGACCGGCTATCTCATGTCGGAAATCGTGATGATTCCGCTCGCCGCGTGGCTCACGCGCGTGTTCGGCCTGCGCAATTTTCTGCTGGCCAACGCGGTGCTGTTCATTCTGTTTTCGATGATGTGCGGCCTTTCGCACACGCTGCCCGTGATGATCGCGGGGCGCATCGGACAGGGCTTCACGGGCGGCGCGATGATCCCGACCGCGCAGACCATCATCCGCACTCGCCTGCCCCGCGCGCAGATGCCGATCGGCATGACGGTGTTCGGCTTGATCGTGCTCCTGGGTCCGCTGCTCGGTCCGGTGCTCGGCGGCTGGCTCGCCGAAAACATCTCGTGGGCGTGGTGCTTCTTCATCAACCTGCCGGTTTGCCTCGCGTTGATCACGCTCTTGATCGCGGGCCTGCCGGCCGACAAGCCGCATTGGCACGACTTCGTCAACGCCGACTGGATCGGCATCGTGGGCCTGTCGATCGGGCTTTCGTCGCTGACCGTCGTGCTCGAGGAAGGCCAGCGCAAGCAGTGGTTCGAATCGAATCAGATCGTCGTGCTCAGTTGCCTCACGGCGCTGGGCTTCCTGCTGATCGGCATCTCGCAGTTCGTGGCGAAGAAGCCGATCATGCGCCTTTCGCTCTTGCGCAACCTGCGCTACGCGAGCGTCATCGTCATCGTGTTCGCGGTCGGCGCCGGGCTCTATTGCGTGTCGTATCTCGTGCCGCAGTTCCTGAGCCTGATCGCGGGCTATAACGCCGAACAGTCGGGCGGCATCATGCTGATCTCCGGCGTCCCGGCGTTCCTGATGATGCCGATCCTGCCGCGCCTGCTCGGCAAGGTCGATTTCCGCGTGCTCGTGATCGGCGGCCTGTTGTGCTTCGCGGGGAGTTGCCTGCTCGACATCAGCCTCACGGCGCAAAGCGTCGGCCACGACTTCTACGGGTCGCAATTGCTGCGCGGCGTCGGTCAGATGCTCGCGATGATGCCGCTCAACCAGGCGTCGATGGCGGCCGTGTCACGCGAGGATTCGGGCGATGCCGCGGGGCTCTACAACATGGCGCGCAATCTGGGCGGGTCGGTGGGGCTTGCGATCATCGGCACCGTCATCGACCGGCGCAGCACGTTTCATACCGCCGCGATCCGCGAATCGCTCACGGCCAACTCCGTGCTCGGTCAGGACCGCATCGCCGCGAACGCCGCAAGCTGGTTCGCGCAGACAGGCGACATGGCCTACGCAAAGATGCAGGCGCTCGGCCAGCTCGCCGCGCAGATTCAGCAGCAAGCGGCCGTCATCACCTATTCGGAGACGTTCTACGTGCTCGCGATCGCGCTCCTCGCGTGCATCCCGCTCGCGCTGCTGCTCAGGTCGTCGGCTGCACCGGGGGCAGGCGCGTCGTCATCCGGCCATTGA
- the grxC gene encoding glutaredoxin 3 — translation MSTVTIYTKHGCSYCESAKALLHRKGVVFDEVNLDGKADVAKALFARLGRRTVPQIFIGETHVGGCDDLYALERQDRLDGLLAV, via the coding sequence ATGTCTACCGTGACCATCTACACCAAACACGGCTGCTCCTACTGCGAATCGGCAAAGGCGCTGCTCCACCGGAAAGGCGTGGTTTTCGACGAGGTGAATCTCGACGGCAAGGCCGACGTCGCCAAAGCGCTGTTCGCTCGGCTCGGCCGACGCACCGTGCCGCAGATTTTTATCGGCGAGACGCACGTCGGCGGTTGCGACGACTTATATGCGTTGGAACGGCAGGATCGGCTCGATGGGCTTTTGGCGGTTTGA
- a CDS encoding TetR/AcrR family transcriptional regulator, with translation MDNQTRSEISRRKAIDAALTILTRDGVGGLTFDSLSRESGISKGGLLHQFRTRHGVLCALLDYQRQQFEQIKRDYLEKEGATKAEPILAAHIAIYREAIKQPRSVARAGLAALIESPNLLEDVETTDAETIKALQDEAVDPDLSLLRYFAASGLAFHTLMGMSPLSESARNRLFGRLLDEESWQAQASPPKRRSKRSAG, from the coding sequence ATGGATAACCAGACCCGTTCGGAGATTTCCCGCAGGAAGGCAATTGACGCCGCGCTTACCATTTTGACGCGGGACGGTGTCGGCGGACTGACGTTCGATTCGCTGTCGCGAGAAAGCGGCATCAGCAAGGGCGGGCTCCTGCATCAGTTTCGTACGCGGCACGGTGTGCTGTGCGCACTGCTTGACTATCAGCGACAGCAGTTCGAGCAGATCAAGCGTGACTATCTGGAGAAGGAAGGCGCGACCAAGGCTGAACCGATTCTGGCGGCCCACATCGCGATCTACCGGGAAGCCATCAAACAGCCGCGTTCCGTTGCACGGGCCGGTCTCGCAGCGCTGATCGAAAGTCCGAATTTGCTTGAAGACGTCGAGACGACGGATGCCGAGACCATTAAGGCGTTGCAGGACGAAGCGGTCGATCCGGATTTGTCGCTGTTGCGATACTTCGCTGCCAGCGGCCTCGCATTTCACACGTTGATGGGCATGTCGCCGTTGAGCGAATCGGCTCGCAACAGACTGTTCGGCCGGCTCCTCGACGAAGAGAGCTGGCAAGCTCAGGCGTCGCCTCCCAAACGTCGTTCCAAGCGCTCCGCGGGCTGA
- the lhpH gene encoding trans-3-hydroxy-L-proline dehydratase encodes MKITRSISTVEVHTGGEAFRIVTSGLPRMQGDTIVKRRAWLKENADEIRRALMFEPRGHADMYGGYLTEPVSEHADFGVIFVHNEGYSDHCGHGVIALATAAVELGWVTRTSPETRVGIDAPCGFIEAFVKWDGDHAGPVRFVNVPSFIWKQDVTVETPSFGKVTGDIAYGGAFYFYTDGEPHGLAVRESDVERLIRFGAEVKEAANQAFPVVHPEIPEINHIYGTIIANAPRHAGSTQANCCVFADREVDRSPTGSGTGGRVAQLYLRGRMSKDDTLVNESIVGTIFKGRVLRETTVGDIKAVIPEVEGSAHVCGFANWIIDERDPLTYGFLVR; translated from the coding sequence ATGAAAATCACCCGATCCATTTCGACGGTAGAAGTCCATACAGGTGGCGAAGCATTCCGAATCGTGACGAGCGGCTTGCCGCGCATGCAGGGCGATACGATCGTCAAGCGCCGCGCATGGCTCAAAGAAAACGCTGACGAGATCCGCCGCGCGCTGATGTTCGAACCGCGCGGCCACGCCGATATGTACGGCGGCTACCTCACCGAGCCGGTCAGCGAACACGCCGACTTCGGCGTGATCTTCGTCCACAACGAAGGCTATAGCGACCATTGCGGACACGGCGTCATCGCGCTCGCGACCGCGGCTGTCGAATTGGGTTGGGTGACGCGCACGAGCCCCGAGACGCGGGTCGGGATCGACGCGCCGTGCGGCTTCATCGAAGCGTTCGTCAAGTGGGATGGCGACCATGCGGGGCCGGTGCGCTTCGTCAATGTGCCGTCGTTCATCTGGAAGCAGGACGTGACGGTCGAGACGCCGTCGTTCGGCAAAGTGACCGGCGATATCGCGTATGGCGGGGCCTTTTACTTCTATACCGATGGCGAGCCGCATGGGCTCGCAGTGCGGGAGTCCGACGTCGAGCGCCTCATCCGGTTCGGCGCGGAGGTCAAGGAAGCGGCCAACCAGGCGTTCCCGGTCGTGCATCCGGAGATTCCGGAGATCAATCACATCTACGGCACGATCATCGCGAACGCACCGCGTCACGCGGGTTCGACGCAGGCGAACTGCTGCGTGTTCGCAGATCGTGAAGTCGACCGGTCGCCGACCGGTTCGGGGACCGGAGGGCGCGTCGCTCAGCTATACCTGCGAGGGCGAATGTCGAAGGACGATACGCTCGTCAACGAGTCGATCGTCGGGACCATTTTCAAGGGACGCGTGCTGCGCGAAACGACGGTGGGCGATATCAAAGCCGTGATTCCGGAAGTGGAGGGCAGCGCCCATGTGTGCGGCTTCGCGAACTGGATCATCGATGAGCGAGACCCGCTCACGTATGGGTTTCTTGTGAGGTGA
- the bamE gene encoding outer membrane protein assembly factor BamE domain-containing protein → MKSLRPLMILSVVYVCLLVGCVSTDQVIKPDDIADFRLGVTTQQQVVARLGTPSATSTLPDGSTYLTYAFTEPQSATAQWIPAIAPFVGGTTPRSSTISFQFGPDGILNTVNTASSRLGPVMHREQ, encoded by the coding sequence ATGAAAAGCCTGCGACCCTTGATGATTCTGTCGGTCGTGTACGTTTGTTTGCTGGTCGGCTGCGTCTCGACGGATCAGGTGATCAAACCCGACGATATAGCTGACTTCAGGCTCGGAGTGACGACGCAGCAGCAGGTGGTTGCGAGACTGGGCACGCCGTCGGCGACGTCCACATTGCCGGATGGATCGACGTACCTGACTTATGCGTTCACCGAACCCCAATCGGCTACGGCGCAATGGATTCCAGCCATCGCGCCGTTTGTCGGTGGCACGACCCCCCGCAGTTCCACGATCAGCTTCCAATTCGGACCGGACGGCATATTGAATACCGTGAATACCGCTTCCTCGAGGCTCGGCCCGGTGATGCATCGAGAGCAGTAA
- a CDS encoding dihydrolipoyl dehydrogenase: MRTIQSDVAIIGAGTAGLAAYRAAKAEGASAVIIEGGPYGTTCARVGCMPSKLLIAAAEAAHSASHAAPFGVDIGSVRIDGEAVMARVRRERDRFVGFVVDGVEALPNEDRLVGHARFIDDQLLEVGDHTRVQAKRVVIATGSKPVIPDVLQGLGDRVVVNDDVFDWQTLPRSVAVMGPGVIGLELGQALARLGVRVSVYGARGGVGQLTDPKLVEAARTIFSEAFHFEPRGTMLSATRVEEGVRLRFQRADGTVTEDTYEYVLAATGRRPDVAKLGLSNTSLELDEHGVPRFDPETLQAGTHPVFIAGDANGIVPLLHEAADEGRAAGRNAGRYPDVTPIERRAPLAIVFSDPQIALVGARHRNLPPETFVTGEVSFQDQGRSRVMLKNQGLAHVYVDRVTRRFVGAEMLGPAAEHIGHLLAWSLQMGLTVDEMLAMPFYHPVVEEGLRTALRDAAAKLAADA, from the coding sequence ATGCGCACCATTCAATCAGACGTCGCCATCATCGGCGCAGGCACCGCGGGACTTGCCGCGTACCGCGCGGCCAAGGCGGAAGGGGCTTCCGCCGTCATCATCGAAGGTGGCCCGTACGGCACGACCTGCGCGCGCGTCGGCTGTATGCCGTCGAAGCTCCTGATTGCAGCCGCGGAGGCGGCACACTCGGCAAGCCACGCGGCACCGTTCGGCGTCGATATCGGCAGTGTGCGGATCGACGGCGAGGCAGTGATGGCGCGGGTGCGTCGCGAGCGGGACCGGTTCGTCGGTTTTGTCGTCGACGGCGTCGAGGCGCTGCCGAACGAAGACCGGCTCGTCGGTCATGCGCGCTTCATCGACGACCAGCTGCTCGAAGTCGGCGACCACACGCGGGTGCAAGCGAAGCGTGTGGTGATCGCCACCGGCTCGAAGCCCGTGATCCCGGACGTGCTGCAAGGGCTTGGCGACCGTGTCGTCGTGAACGACGACGTGTTCGACTGGCAGACGTTGCCGCGCAGCGTCGCCGTCATGGGACCCGGCGTAATCGGACTCGAGCTCGGGCAAGCGCTCGCGCGACTCGGCGTGCGGGTGAGCGTCTACGGCGCGCGTGGGGGCGTGGGACAGCTGACCGATCCGAAGCTCGTCGAGGCGGCCCGCACGATTTTCAGCGAAGCGTTTCATTTCGAGCCGCGCGGCACGATGCTGTCCGCGACGCGGGTCGAAGAGGGTGTGCGGCTGCGCTTTCAGCGCGCCGACGGGACCGTCACCGAGGACACTTACGAGTACGTGCTCGCGGCCACCGGACGCCGGCCGGACGTCGCGAAACTGGGGCTCTCGAACACGTCACTCGAACTGGATGAGCACGGCGTGCCGCGCTTCGATCCCGAGACGCTGCAGGCCGGCACGCATCCGGTGTTCATCGCCGGCGACGCGAATGGGATCGTGCCGCTGCTGCACGAAGCGGCCGACGAAGGACGGGCCGCCGGCCGCAACGCCGGACGCTATCCGGACGTGACGCCGATCGAGCGCAGGGCGCCGCTCGCGATCGTGTTCTCCGATCCGCAGATCGCGCTGGTCGGCGCGCGACATCGGAACCTGCCGCCCGAGACCTTCGTGACCGGCGAGGTGAGCTTCCAGGACCAGGGCCGCAGCCGCGTGATGCTGAAGAACCAAGGGCTCGCTCATGTCTATGTCGACCGCGTGACGCGGCGTTTCGTCGGTGCGGAGATGCTCGGGCCGGCTGCCGAGCACATCGGCCATTTGCTGGCGTGGAGCCTGCAGATGGGGCTGACAGTCGACGAGATGCTGGCGATGCCGTTCTATCACCCGGTTGTCGAGGAAGGTCTGCGCACAGCGCTGCGGGATGCTGCGGCGAAGCTCGCCGCCGACGCTTGA
- a CDS encoding efflux transporter outer membrane subunit has translation MSPMSFRRSPSLLPSLPLTLLAAWAMSACTVGPDYRGAPPVAASAAQADTFVRTPATGAAATRAPSAWWRTLGDPQLDALIDAALAHNPDLHAAQARLREARAQLRQQQANELPKSSATVAALRTREPDLASFFQSGSGSSQSSGGGPLQLYTAGFDASWEIDLFGGTRRAIEAASAEADAVNADLADTQVSLAAEVAQAYIDLRDVQRRLALGQRSADLQQQMLTLTEERRARGTAADVDVERLSGQVESTRAALVPLEAQIVESLDQLAVLTGQAPGALDAELSAPQPLPALPATVAVGDPATMLQQRPDIRAAERRLASSNAQIGEHVADYFPKVTLFGDLGFTAADPGHLLRKQNFSWIGAPYLQWNALDFGRTAAAVRGAEASRDEASAKYEHTVLAALQDANTSLSRYGHQREHLARLEQVQRSADRSAVLMQQRYTAGVATLIDLLDTQRTQFSAQQDVVAGQAELLKDFVSLQKSLGLGWQTRVE, from the coding sequence ATGTCACCGATGTCATTTCGCCGCTCTCCTTCGCTCCTTCCGTCGTTGCCCCTCACGCTGCTCGCGGCGTGGGCGATGTCCGCGTGCACGGTCGGCCCCGACTATCGCGGCGCCCCGCCCGTCGCGGCGAGCGCCGCGCAGGCCGACACGTTCGTGCGCACGCCGGCCACGGGTGCCGCGGCGACGCGCGCGCCGAGCGCATGGTGGCGCACGCTCGGCGATCCGCAGCTCGACGCGCTGATCGACGCCGCGCTCGCGCACAACCCCGACTTGCACGCGGCACAGGCGCGTCTGCGCGAAGCGCGCGCCCAGTTGCGGCAACAACAGGCCAACGAGCTGCCGAAGAGTTCCGCGACTGTCGCGGCGTTGCGCACTCGCGAGCCCGACCTGGCTTCCTTCTTCCAGTCCGGCAGCGGCTCGTCGCAGAGCTCCGGCGGCGGCCCGCTGCAGCTGTACACCGCGGGCTTCGATGCCTCGTGGGAAATCGATCTGTTCGGCGGCACGCGGCGCGCAATCGAGGCGGCATCGGCCGAAGCCGACGCGGTCAATGCCGATCTCGCCGATACGCAAGTCTCGCTCGCGGCGGAGGTCGCGCAGGCGTATATCGATCTGCGCGACGTGCAGCGGCGGCTCGCGTTGGGGCAGCGCTCGGCGGATCTCCAGCAGCAGATGCTCACGCTCACCGAAGAGCGCCGCGCGCGCGGTACGGCGGCCGATGTCGACGTCGAGCGCCTGTCGGGCCAGGTCGAGAGCACACGTGCCGCACTGGTGCCGCTCGAAGCGCAGATCGTCGAATCGCTCGATCAGCTCGCCGTGCTGACCGGACAAGCGCCCGGTGCGCTCGATGCCGAACTGTCCGCGCCGCAGCCGCTGCCGGCGCTGCCCGCGACGGTGGCGGTCGGCGACCCGGCCACGATGCTGCAGCAGCGCCCCGATATCCGTGCGGCCGAGCGGCGTCTCGCGTCGAGCAACGCGCAAATCGGCGAGCACGTCGCGGATTACTTCCCGAAGGTGACGCTGTTCGGCGACTTGGGATTCACGGCGGCTGATCCGGGGCATCTCTTGCGCAAACAAAACTTCTCGTGGATCGGCGCGCCCTATTTGCAATGGAACGCGCTCGACTTCGGGCGCACGGCCGCCGCCGTGCGCGGCGCCGAGGCATCGCGCGACGAAGCGAGCGCGAAGTACGAGCACACGGTGCTCGCGGCGCTGCAAGACGCGAATACGTCGCTGTCGCGCTACGGCCATCAGCGTGAGCATCTGGCGCGTCTTGAGCAGGTCCAGCGTTCCGCCGATCGCTCCGCTGTATTGATGCAGCAGCGCTACACGGCCGGCGTGGCCACGCTGATCGACTTGCTCGATACGCAGCGCACGCAGTTTTCCGCGCAGCAAGATGTGGTTGCGGGCCAAGCCGAATTGCTGAAGGACTTCGTGTCGCTGCAAAAGAGCCTTGGGCTCGGCTGGCAGACTCGGGTGGAGTGA
- a CDS encoding HlyD family secretion protein — translation MSATTEAPPRSTVSQETGPSGPQRSKRRPFLLIAGIVALIAGALWLAHWWTVGRFIESTDDAYLQADSVTIAPKVSGYVTDVLVADNQAVPAGAPLARLDSRQYQASLDQAEATIDAREADIQRAQAEIQQQQANVAQAKAQEQVARLSAQHADDDVKRYAPLAATGAETHERLASLVNTRDQARATLAANAAAVAAAQTQIGATTAQIAQARAQLEAARASIRQARLDLNDTTVYSPIAGRVGDRTVRVGQFVQPGTRMMTVVPVQSLYLQANFKETQVGRMRVGQPATLHVDALPGKELHGVVDSFAPGTGAQFALLPPENATGNFTKIVQRVPVRIRVETGPATRAVLLPGLSVTVDVDTRSAREGDKRIAAENAHG, via the coding sequence ATGTCCGCAACAACAGAAGCCCCGCCGCGCAGCACCGTTTCGCAGGAGACCGGACCATCCGGCCCGCAACGCTCCAAAAGGCGCCCCTTTCTCCTCATCGCCGGCATCGTCGCGCTGATCGCGGGCGCGCTTTGGCTCGCGCATTGGTGGACGGTCGGGCGCTTCATCGAAAGCACCGACGATGCCTACCTGCAGGCCGACAGCGTCACGATCGCGCCAAAGGTCAGCGGCTATGTCACGGACGTGCTCGTTGCCGACAATCAGGCGGTCCCGGCCGGCGCGCCGCTCGCGCGGCTCGACAGCCGGCAGTATCAGGCATCGCTCGATCAGGCCGAAGCGACCATCGATGCGCGCGAGGCCGACATCCAGCGCGCGCAAGCCGAAATTCAGCAGCAGCAAGCAAACGTCGCCCAAGCGAAGGCGCAGGAGCAGGTCGCGCGCTTGAGCGCGCAGCACGCGGATGACGACGTGAAGCGCTATGCGCCGCTCGCCGCGACCGGCGCGGAAACCCACGAGCGGCTCGCGAGCCTCGTCAACACGCGCGATCAGGCACGCGCCACGCTCGCGGCGAACGCCGCGGCCGTCGCCGCCGCGCAGACGCAGATCGGCGCCACCACGGCGCAGATCGCGCAGGCTCGCGCGCAGCTCGAAGCGGCGCGTGCGAGCATCCGTCAGGCGCGCCTCGATTTGAACGACACGACGGTCTACAGCCCGATTGCGGGACGCGTCGGCGACCGCACCGTGCGCGTCGGGCAATTCGTGCAGCCGGGCACGCGCATGATGACGGTGGTGCCCGTGCAGAGCCTCTATCTCCAAGCCAACTTCAAGGAAACGCAGGTCGGGCGCATGCGCGTCGGCCAGCCCGCGACGCTGCACGTCGATGCGCTGCCAGGCAAGGAACTGCATGGCGTGGTCGACAGCTTCGCGCCCGGCACCGGCGCGCAGTTCGCGCTGCTGCCGCCGGAGAACGCCACCGGCAACTTCACGAAGATCGTGCAGCGCGTGCCCGTGCGCATTCGCGTCGAGACGGGGCCGGCAACGCGCGCCGTGCTGCTGCCGGGCTTGTCGGTGACAGTCGATGTCGATACCCGCTCGGCGCGCGAAGGCGACAAGCGGATCGCCGCCGAGAACGCCCATGGCTAA
- a CDS encoding branched-chain amino acid ABC transporter substrate-binding protein, translating into MRHYLATALAVMSATGMIASAHAQEVVTIGHSAPLTGPQSVNGKDNENGARLAIEDLNKAGMTVAGKKVTFKLDSEDDQADPKVGVQVAQKLVDSGVVAVMGPYNSGVAIPASRVYSGAGVPMLPVASNPTLTKQGFKNIFRIGASDVQLGGTMATFAAGTLKAKTAAIVDDRTAYGQGVADEFASVAKAHGIQIVDREFTNSQATDFHSILTTIKGKNPDVIFFGGYAAQGAPMAKQMIQLGLRAKLLGGDGICSADMGHVAGDAASIVYCAQGGVSLDKTAAGRDFLKRYKDAYHTDTQVYAVNYYDGVKMLADAMVKAGTTTDKAKLTSALANEDYKGVAGTYSFDEYGDLKGAPTTVYVIKNSLPVPYGE; encoded by the coding sequence ATGCGCCACTACCTTGCCACTGCTTTGGCCGTCATGTCGGCCACGGGGATGATCGCAAGCGCCCACGCACAGGAGGTCGTGACGATCGGCCACTCGGCGCCGCTCACCGGGCCGCAGTCCGTGAACGGCAAGGACAACGAGAACGGCGCACGGCTCGCGATCGAAGACCTCAACAAAGCAGGCATGACGGTTGCAGGCAAGAAGGTGACCTTCAAGCTCGATTCCGAGGACGATCAGGCGGACCCGAAAGTCGGCGTCCAGGTCGCGCAAAAGCTGGTGGACAGCGGCGTCGTTGCCGTGATGGGCCCGTACAACTCGGGCGTGGCGATTCCCGCTTCGCGCGTCTACAGCGGGGCCGGCGTGCCGATGTTGCCGGTCGCGTCGAACCCGACCTTGACCAAGCAAGGCTTCAAGAACATCTTCCGGATCGGCGCAAGCGACGTGCAATTGGGCGGCACGATGGCGACGTTTGCGGCCGGCACGCTGAAGGCGAAGACCGCCGCGATCGTCGACGATCGCACCGCCTACGGACAGGGCGTGGCCGACGAGTTCGCGTCGGTCGCGAAGGCGCACGGCATCCAGATCGTCGATCGCGAGTTCACGAACTCGCAAGCCACCGATTTCCACAGCATCCTGACCACCATCAAGGGAAAGAACCCGGATGTGATCTTCTTCGGCGGCTACGCGGCACAGGGCGCGCCGATGGCCAAGCAGATGATCCAGCTCGGCTTGCGCGCGAAGCTGCTCGGCGGCGACGGCATCTGCTCGGCGGACATGGGGCACGTGGCGGGCGACGCGGCGTCGATCGTCTACTGCGCACAAGGCGGCGTGTCGCTCGACAAGACCGCCGCGGGCCGCGACTTCCTCAAGCGCTACAAGGACGCGTACCACACCGACACGCAGGTCTACGCGGTCAACTACTACGACGGCGTGAAGATGCTGGCCGACGCGATGGTGAAGGCGGGCACGACGACCGACAAGGCCAAGCTGACTTCGGCGCTCGCGAATGAAGACTACAAGGGCGTCGCGGGCACCTACTCGTTCGACGAGTACGGCGATCTCAAGGGCGCGCCTACGACGGTCTATGTGATCAAGAACAGCTTGCCTGTACCCTATGGCGAATAA
- a CDS encoding CerR family C-terminal domain-containing protein, translating to MSETKRLRRPAEGGYARGDETRMRIITAAIDLFGEHGFAAASTRDIAARAGVNAPALQYYFENKEGVYRACAEYFADQVRTTFEPVIRSASEALEGGADVAQLIDAFIAIQERIADSMFKMPKSPSQRLFFVREQGGHEPPIASEILQERVRGPLNTVSVALLAKITGTSPDDPVTRIRVLSLFGQLMLFHLSPRSALHHLGWQEIDAEKGELLKGTVRVQTRALLEMWSAEREAREAMAPTPARKKIPKTRG from the coding sequence ATGAGCGAAACCAAGCGCCTGCGCCGGCCGGCGGAAGGCGGATATGCGCGCGGCGACGAGACCCGCATGCGCATCATCACGGCGGCCATCGACTTGTTCGGCGAGCACGGCTTCGCCGCCGCCTCGACGCGCGACATCGCGGCGCGCGCCGGCGTCAACGCGCCCGCGCTGCAGTACTACTTCGAGAACAAGGAGGGCGTGTATCGCGCCTGCGCCGAGTATTTCGCCGACCAGGTGCGGACGACCTTCGAGCCGGTCATCCGCAGTGCTTCAGAAGCGCTGGAAGGCGGCGCTGACGTCGCGCAGTTGATCGACGCGTTCATCGCGATCCAGGAGCGGATCGCGGACAGCATGTTCAAGATGCCCAAGTCGCCGAGCCAGCGGCTCTTCTTCGTGCGCGAACAAGGCGGACACGAGCCGCCGATCGCGTCCGAGATTCTGCAGGAGCGCGTGCGCGGGCCGTTGAATACCGTGAGCGTGGCGCTGCTCGCGAAAATTACCGGCACCTCGCCCGACGATCCGGTGACTCGGATCCGCGTGCTCAGCCTTTTTGGCCAGTTGATGCTGTTCCATCTGTCGCCGCGCTCGGCCCTGCATCACTTGGGCTGGCAGGAAATCGACGCGGAAAAAGGCGAACTGCTCAAGGGCACGGTGCGCGTGCAAACGCGCGCGCTGCTGGAGATGTGGAGCGCGGAGCGTGAGGCGAGGGAAGCGATGGCCCCGACGCCCGCGCGCAAGAAAATTCCGAAGACGCGTGGTTGA
- a CDS encoding DUF3313 domain-containing protein, with protein MPKKNVASLLFTAAAVLTLAACAGVQPVPYTGIPSSSQLQQNRDDDSSKVPYKYTAPVVWSRYTQVLLDPVVVYQGSDNQFGDMKGDDRAELADYMGKTFSEKLATRFQLAKQPGPNTLRVKLTLTGAEKTTPFVGQFMHFDLAGNLYNGVQSVRGGQGAFSGSVSYAVEIYDSSNGHLLKAYISKQYPNAMNLVAAFGSLGAAKTGLDKGADGLVAQLH; from the coding sequence ATGCCCAAGAAAAACGTCGCCTCGCTTCTTTTCACCGCCGCGGCAGTGCTGACCCTGGCCGCGTGCGCCGGCGTGCAGCCTGTCCCCTATACAGGTATCCCCTCTTCCTCGCAGTTGCAGCAAAACCGCGATGACGATTCAAGCAAGGTGCCCTACAAATACACAGCCCCTGTGGTCTGGTCGCGATACACGCAGGTTCTGCTGGACCCGGTCGTCGTGTATCAGGGCAGCGACAACCAGTTCGGCGACATGAAGGGCGACGACCGGGCCGAGCTTGCCGACTACATGGGAAAGACGTTTTCGGAGAAATTGGCCACACGGTTCCAACTCGCGAAGCAGCCCGGCCCTAACACGCTGCGCGTCAAGCTGACATTGACCGGCGCAGAAAAGACAACGCCCTTTGTCGGGCAGTTCATGCATTTCGACCTTGCGGGTAATCTCTACAACGGCGTGCAGTCGGTCCGTGGCGGCCAAGGTGCATTCAGCGGCTCGGTTTCCTATGCCGTGGAAATCTATGACAGCAGCAACGGCCACCTGCTGAAGGCCTATATTTCGAAGCAGTACCCGAATGCAATGAACCTCGTGGCGGCCTTCGGATCATTGGGTGCGGCGAAGACCGGCCTGGACAAAGGCGCTGACGGGTTGGTCGCCCAGCTTCATTGA